The Saccharopolyspora gloriosae genome has a segment encoding these proteins:
- a CDS encoding pyridoxal phosphate-dependent aminotransferase: protein MRTPALTSRLRPFTSTIFAEITELARKTGAVNLGQGFPDTDGPAGMLRAAQQAIADGVNQYPPGAGEPDLRAAISEHRKAHYGIEYDPDGEILVTVGATEAITASMLALLEPGDEVVLIEPYYDSYPVAVAMAGGVRRTVGLRQGPDHRFELDLDALRAAVGPRTRALVLNSPHNPTGTVLTDAELAVIAEVCREHDLIAITDEVYEHLLYDGRAHTPLATLPGMAERTVAISSVGKSFSATGWKIGWACGPAELIGAVRAAKQFLTFVGGAPFQPAVAHALRNELDWVRELRDGLQLKRDRLANGLTEAGLDVLASEGTYFICADVRPLGFTDGAQLCRELPERVGVAAIPVQVFCDDPDPVRHLVRFAFCKRDEVLDEGIRRLHGLAES from the coding sequence GTGCGTACTCCTGCTCTCACCTCTCGGCTGCGCCCCTTCACGTCGACGATCTTCGCCGAGATCACCGAGCTGGCCCGCAAGACCGGAGCGGTCAACCTCGGGCAAGGTTTCCCCGACACCGACGGCCCGGCGGGCATGCTCCGGGCCGCGCAGCAGGCGATCGCCGACGGGGTCAACCAGTACCCGCCCGGCGCGGGCGAACCCGATCTGCGCGCCGCGATCTCCGAGCATCGCAAGGCGCACTACGGGATCGAGTACGACCCGGACGGCGAGATCCTGGTGACCGTCGGCGCCACCGAGGCGATCACCGCCTCGATGCTGGCGCTGCTGGAACCGGGCGACGAGGTCGTGCTCATCGAGCCCTACTACGACTCGTACCCGGTCGCCGTCGCCATGGCGGGCGGGGTGCGCCGCACCGTGGGACTGCGGCAGGGACCGGATCACCGGTTCGAGCTCGACCTGGACGCCCTGCGGGCGGCGGTCGGGCCGCGCACCCGGGCGCTGGTGCTGAACTCCCCGCACAACCCGACCGGCACGGTCCTCACCGACGCCGAACTGGCCGTGATCGCCGAGGTCTGCCGCGAGCACGACCTGATCGCGATCACCGACGAGGTCTACGAGCACCTGCTCTACGACGGCCGGGCGCACACCCCGCTGGCCACGCTGCCGGGAATGGCCGAGCGCACGGTGGCGATCTCCAGCGTGGGCAAGAGTTTCAGCGCCACCGGGTGGAAGATCGGCTGGGCCTGCGGTCCCGCTGAGCTGATCGGCGCGGTCCGTGCGGCGAAGCAGTTCCTCACCTTCGTCGGCGGTGCCCCGTTCCAGCCCGCGGTCGCGCACGCGCTGCGCAACGAACTGGACTGGGTCCGGGAGCTGCGCGATGGCCTGCAGCTCAAGCGGGACCGGCTCGCCAACGGCCTCACCGAAGCGGGCCTGGACGTGCTCGCGTCGGAAGGCACCTACTTCATCTGCGCGGACGTGCGGCCGCTCGGATTCACCGACGGCGCCCAGCTGTGCCGGGAACTGCCGGAACGGGTCGGTGTGGCGGCGATCCCGGTGCAGGTGTTCTGCGACGACCCGGATCCGGTTCGGCATCTGGTGCGCTTCGCGTTCTGCAAGC